A region of Alosa alosa isolate M-15738 ecotype Scorff River chromosome 17, AALO_Geno_1.1, whole genome shotgun sequence DNA encodes the following proteins:
- the LOC125310689 gene encoding nascent polypeptide-associated complex subunit alpha, muscle-specific form-like, which translates to MEYLWNRTEKLEGSENNGGSTISSCVEQFIGGISDILSLENILEATASILEDDEDENELEDVLLIQCGDKNPCSVDGDGDKCQSDSQTEKEPPENGQSEVSVSDHNLTEILADDVTVKDNHETAQDSSNLKPSEDTIAVHHLSSTQEEHEEIRNDSSEVRDDSSPQKPSPQTITSATSEDIDKGDHDLRLLSGPKTSHKEEGPATESVLMEKEVPTTDFSKVPQIESKTPTAVLNHTSDLPQENILHDTTSPASGQQHEMADQMMDLRISQPELGEVSATVSPSPGGEDVEEGDTCNPLTDVSSTEQPEGESAKLQTGDFNLSPAPQMMETILEEEDSSSPSQTNSMTHVSPCESDPVHTEPEPEPEQEREPEPEASSSPVGLPTAPQDHSQDQQDSPASDEPEGGDTAPPAPAPALERADREAVSPEDSKGTPSTEQQSVSSTEPDSHSPEEPPGQAPTTTTTAATATTTLHQDEQPGDQPPAPAPQATAPEPGVLPPASLHAMPESPNSGLKAPDFAAVGQEVTSMEQKGKEASSADKPRTDALKVNREEQPSGQPIPGQYGKPQPIGEQRDKPVPEEDRSDKKEAELEFVEREDHEECGNDAQRENGAQSSQSTQSLGEIASTDGQPANKKYNTVCYRKIKKGNTKQRIDEFESMMSF; encoded by the exons ATGGAGTACCTGTGGAATCGCACAGAGAAATTGGAAGGGTCAGAAAACAACGGAGGGTCCACTATTTCTTCATGTGTTGAGCAGTTTATAGGAGGTATCAGCGACATCTTAAGCCTTGAGAATATTCTGGAAGCGACAGCATCCATTCTGGAGGATGACGAGGACGAGAATGAACTTGAGGATGTGTTGCTGATCCAGTGTGGTGACAAGAACCCCTGCTCTGTGGACGGAGATGGTGACAAATGTCAGTCTGACTCACAAACTGAGAAGGAACCTCCGGAGAATGGTCAGTCTGAGGTCTCAGTGTCTGACCACAATCTCACAGAAATCTTAGCTGACGATGTGACTGTTAAAGACAACCATGAGACTGCTCAAGACAGCTCAAACCTCAAACCTTCAGAAGACACGATCGCTGTGCACCATCTCAGCTCGACTCAGGAAGAGCATGAAGAGATTAGAAACGACAGTAGTGAAGTTCGAGATGACAGCTCTCCCCAAAAACCGTCCCCACAGACAATCACTAGTGCAACCTCTGAAGACATAGACAAAGGTGATCATGACCTTCGCTTGTTGAGTGGTCCAAAAACATCACACAAAGAGGAAGGCCCTGCCACTGAGTCAGTCTTGATGGAGAAAGAAGTTCCAACCACAGATTTCAGCAAAGTACCACAGATTGAGTCAAAAACCCCTACAGCAGTCCTTAATCACACCAGTGATTTGCCTCAAGAAAACATCCTCCATGACACCACCAGCCCAGCCTCAGGGCAACAGCATGAGATGGCTGATCAGATGATGGACTTAAGAATATCACAGCCTGAGCTGGGTGAAGTGAGTGCAACCGTTTCCCCATCACCTGGTGGAGAAGATGTGGAAGAAGGTGACACTTGCAATCCATTGACAGATGTGTCCAGCACAGAACAACCTGAAGGTGAATCCGCAAAGCTCCAGACAGGGGATTTCAATTTGTCACCCGCACCCCAAATGATGGAAACAATTCTGGAGGAAGAGGACAGCAGCAGTCCCTCACAGACAAATTCGATGACCCACGTCTCTCCGTGTGAGTCTGACCCAGTACAtacagagccagagccagagccagaacAAGAGCGAGAACCAGAGCCAGAGGCCAGCTCCTCCCCAGTTGGCCTACCCACCGCTCCGCAGGACCACAGCCAGGACCAGCAGGACAGCCCAGCCTCCGATGAACCAGAGGGGGGGGACACAGcgcccccagccccagccccagccctgGAGCGGGCAGACAGAGAGGCTGTGTCACCCGAGGACAGCAAGGGAACACCCAGCACCGAGCAACAGTCAGTGTCCTCCACAGAGCCAGACTCCCACAGCCCGGAGGAGCCTCCAGGGCAggcacccaccaccaccaccaccgccgccaccgccaccaccactctACACCAGGACGAGCAGCCAGGTGACCAGCCCCCTGCCCCTGCTCCTCAGGCCACTGCTCCAGAGCCAGGCGTGCTCCCTCCAGCCAGCTTGCATGCAATGCCTGAGAGCCCCAACTCGGGTCTCAAAGCACCAG ACTTTGCAGCCGTGGGCCAGGAAGTAACATCAATGGAGCAGAAGGGTAAGGAGGCCTCGTCGGCAGACAAACCCCGCACAGATGCGCTGAAGGTGAACAGGGAAGAGCAACCAAGTGGGCAGCCAATCCCTGGGCAGTATGGCAAACCTCAGCCAATCGGTGAGCAGCGTGACAAACCTGTGCCAGAGGAAGACAGGAGCGACAAGAAGGAAGCAGAGCTGGAGTTTGTGGAGAGAGAAGACCACGAAGAGTGTGGCAATGATGCACAGCGCGAAAACGGAGCGCAGAGCTCACAGAGCACCCAGTCGCTAGGGGAGATTGCCTCCACCGACGGCCAACCAGCCAACAAAAAGTACAACACGGTTTGTTACAGAAAGATCAAGAAAGGGAACACCAAACAGAGAATTGACGAGTTTGAGTCCATGATGAGTTTCTag